One window of the Runella slithyformis DSM 19594 genome contains the following:
- a CDS encoding IS3 family transposase codes for MKEPVGKRHQEHKELTLHIREVYEENKGCYGSPRVTAELQAKGFRVSHPRVARVMREMGLKSIVRRKYRIQTTDSKHNVFDCLRKFILLCRYRNRLFLIIYTLSGTGNYIYITFTPDKV; via the coding sequence CTGAAAGAACCGGTTGGAAAACGTCATCAAGAGCATAAAGAATTAACTCTTCATATCCGCGAAGTTTATGAAGAAAATAAAGGATGTTACGGTAGCCCACGTGTTACAGCTGAGTTGCAAGCAAAAGGTTTCCGGGTATCGCACCCACGGGTAGCCAGAGTGATGAGAGAAATGGGTTTAAAAAGTATTGTTCGCAGGAAATATCGTATACAAACCACTGATAGTAAGCACAATGTCTTTGACTGCCTTCGAAAATTCATCCTACTATGCCGCTATAGAAATAGATTATTTTTAATTATTTATACCTTATCGGGTACCGGTAATTACATTTATATTACATTTACACCCGATAAGGTATAA
- a CDS encoding MFS transporter, which produces MQTTTIAKTTLQHLFSIPVIVAALGYFVDIYDLLLFGIVRIPSLQSFGLSEREVSDIGAIILNWQMTGLLLGGILWGVLGDKKGRLSVLFGSILTYSIANIACGFVQSPEMYKMLRFVAGIGLAGELGAGITLVSEILPKQLRAIGTSLVAGVGLLGAVAAYFTVEFFDWRTAYFIGGGMGITLLLLRIGVFESGVFENIKSQKQVQKGNFFSLFTNQDRLIRYLKCIGMGLPTWFVIGILATFGNEFGKALPISESIKPGLSIMWCYIGLSMGDLASGFLSHGLRSRKKAVLYLMLFTLVFAAAYLFGGVQRASVFYGLTLLLGFGIGYWAMFVTIGAEQFGTNLRATAATTIPNMVRGTVVLMTTLFGWLKNEFNVIESGALVGALCFVIGFYCTLTMAETHDKDLDFLED; this is translated from the coding sequence ATGCAGACCACAACCATAGCAAAAACGACCCTTCAACACCTGTTCAGCATCCCCGTTATCGTAGCGGCACTGGGCTATTTCGTGGATATTTATGATCTTTTGCTTTTCGGCATTGTTCGTATTCCCAGCCTGCAATCCTTCGGGTTGTCAGAGCGGGAGGTTTCCGACATTGGTGCAATTATTCTCAACTGGCAGATGACCGGCCTTTTGCTGGGCGGCATCCTGTGGGGCGTGCTGGGCGATAAAAAAGGACGGCTTTCGGTGCTTTTCGGCTCTATCCTGACCTATTCCATTGCCAATATCGCCTGTGGATTTGTTCAATCTCCTGAGATGTACAAAATGCTGCGTTTTGTGGCGGGCATCGGTCTGGCGGGAGAGTTGGGGGCGGGCATTACTCTTGTTTCCGAAATATTACCCAAACAACTGCGGGCCATCGGCACGTCACTGGTGGCGGGGGTGGGCCTGTTAGGCGCGGTGGCGGCGTATTTTACGGTCGAGTTCTTTGATTGGCGCACGGCCTATTTCATCGGCGGGGGAATGGGCATTACGCTTTTATTGTTGCGCATCGGGGTATTTGAATCAGGGGTATTTGAAAATATAAAATCTCAAAAGCAGGTACAAAAAGGCAATTTCTTTTCATTGTTTACGAACCAAGACCGCCTGATTCGTTATTTGAAATGCATCGGCATGGGCCTGCCAACGTGGTTTGTGATCGGCATTCTGGCTACGTTCGGCAATGAATTCGGTAAGGCGCTGCCCATCAGCGAATCCATTAAACCAGGTCTTTCCATCATGTGGTGCTACATTGGCCTGTCAATGGGCGACCTGGCCAGTGGCTTTCTGAGTCATGGGTTGCGTTCTCGAAAAAAAGCGGTACTGTATCTAATGCTGTTTACGCTGGTATTCGCGGCTGCTTACCTTTTCGGAGGGGTTCAACGGGCATCGGTTTTTTATGGTCTTACTTTGCTGTTGGGTTTTGGTATTGGCTATTGGGCGATGTTTGTCACGATTGGCGCCGAGCAGTTTGGCACCAACCTGCGTGCCACGGCCGCTACCACCATTCCCAATATGGTGCGCGGCACGGTGGTATTGATGACGACGCTGTTTGGTTGGTTGAAAAATGAATTCAATGTAATAGAATCGGGGGCATTGGTGGGGGCGTTGTGTTTTGTGATTGGCTTTTACTGCACCCTAACCATGGCTGAGACCCACGACAAAGACCTTGATTTTTTGGAAGACTGA
- a CDS encoding AraC family transcriptional regulator, giving the protein MKPQLLKVSKGLAQSFSVRRDVVLYFYNRWHYHPELELLYIEQGSGTQFVGDSIQHFNSGDVLLIGPNLPHYWRCDEKYFQDNENLYAQATVIHFLGDIWGSTFLSLPENQAIAELIQRAKHGIRFLESAREKGRELIQSLLHQTSGNRLITLYQILDMLAQTNDYELLSTTFQTPQLDDDDTDRINRIYSYSLTHFQQKISIENVAEVANISPNSFCRYFKSRSRKTYSRFLLELRVGHACKLLREHNLSIAQVCFESGFHTFSNFNKYFKYFTGKSPIQYQREYQD; this is encoded by the coding sequence ATGAAGCCTCAACTTTTAAAGGTCTCAAAAGGCTTGGCACAGTCGTTCAGCGTGCGTCGGGATGTGGTGCTGTACTTTTATAACCGCTGGCATTATCATCCGGAGTTGGAGTTGTTGTATATCGAACAGGGCTCCGGCACCCAATTTGTCGGCGACAGTATTCAGCATTTCAACAGCGGTGATGTATTATTGATCGGCCCCAATCTGCCGCATTACTGGCGCTGTGATGAAAAGTATTTTCAGGACAATGAAAATCTGTATGCACAGGCAACCGTGATCCACTTTTTGGGAGATATCTGGGGGAGCACCTTCCTTTCTCTTCCTGAAAATCAAGCCATTGCCGAGCTTATTCAACGGGCAAAACACGGCATTCGATTTTTGGAAAGCGCCCGGGAAAAAGGCCGCGAGCTGATACAGTCGCTGCTGCACCAAACCTCGGGCAACCGACTCATTACTCTGTACCAAATTTTGGATATGCTGGCACAAACCAATGACTATGAACTGCTGTCGACGACATTTCAAACACCCCAACTCGACGACGACGATACCGATCGTATCAACCGAATCTACAGCTATTCACTTACTCATTTTCAGCAAAAAATCAGCATCGAGAACGTGGCGGAAGTGGCTAATATCAGTCCCAACTCGTTCTGTCGGTATTTTAAAAGCCGCAGCCGCAAAACCTACTCCCGGTTTCTGCTGGAGTTGCGGGTAGGACATGCGTGTAAGTTGCTGCGGGAACATAATCTGAGCATAGCCCAGGTCTGCTTTGAGAGTGGTTTTCATACGTTTTCCAATTTTAATAAGTACTTCAAGTATTTCACAGGAAAAAGCCCGATTCAGTACCAGCGAGAATACCAGGATTAA
- a CDS encoding glucuronyl esterase domain-containing protein, with product MSQKKIITGTLVLLLSGFIVNIYAQISETNYDESKVPPYSLPDALIKSDGNKIKTGRQWKTQRNFWINLFSEYMYGYTPKKDIKLRFQTLDIKNDALNNQAIRKRVNIYIADYPMLKPIELLLYVPKFAKKPVPVFISLNYVGNHGITFENDIPLSERWMLGWVDKTNTLIVNNRATEKARGMQARRWPLEEILLRGYAVATAYYGDIEPDYANGWQTGIRSVLGDSTQNNNWGAIGAWAWGMSRMLDYIKTEPLVNASQAIALGHSRLGKAALWAGAQDERFAMVISNNSGGGGASLSRRDFGEKIENSLAAVPYWYCRNYANYRNRVNDLPFDQHILLSLAAPRYLYVASASKDLWADPRGEFLSTVETAKVYHLFMKKGLGTAVWPNANSSVFGDAVGYHLRDGVHDILVYDWKKFMDFADEKFRK from the coding sequence ATGTCACAAAAAAAAATAATTACAGGTACATTGGTTCTGTTGTTATCGGGTTTTATCGTAAATATTTATGCACAGATAAGTGAAACGAATTATGATGAATCAAAAGTACCTCCCTATAGTTTGCCCGATGCCCTCATTAAAAGTGATGGTAACAAAATTAAAACCGGAAGGCAATGGAAAACTCAACGGAATTTTTGGATTAATTTATTTAGCGAATACATGTATGGGTACACCCCAAAGAAAGATATCAAGCTTCGTTTCCAAACGTTAGACATAAAAAACGATGCTTTAAACAATCAAGCGATTCGGAAACGGGTGAATATATATATAGCTGATTATCCGATGCTGAAGCCGATTGAATTGCTGTTATATGTACCTAAATTCGCCAAGAAACCGGTACCTGTATTTATTTCGTTAAATTATGTTGGGAATCACGGAATTACCTTTGAAAATGATATCCCCTTATCGGAAAGGTGGATGTTAGGGTGGGTTGATAAAACCAATACATTGATAGTTAATAACAGAGCAACGGAAAAAGCCCGTGGTATGCAGGCACGTCGCTGGCCCTTAGAGGAGATCCTATTACGAGGTTATGCAGTAGCTACTGCTTATTATGGTGATATTGAACCCGATTATGCAAACGGTTGGCAAACCGGTATACGTTCCGTTTTGGGAGACAGTACTCAAAATAATAATTGGGGTGCTATCGGAGCATGGGCATGGGGCATGAGTCGAATGCTCGATTATATTAAAACAGAGCCTCTTGTGAACGCATCTCAAGCAATAGCGTTAGGCCATTCGCGCTTAGGCAAAGCTGCATTATGGGCAGGAGCTCAAGATGAGCGATTTGCAATGGTAATTTCTAATAATTCGGGAGGAGGAGGAGCTTCCCTGTCCAGACGCGATTTTGGGGAAAAAATTGAGAATTCCTTGGCGGCAGTACCTTATTGGTATTGTAGAAATTATGCCAACTATAGGAACAGAGTAAATGATTTACCTTTTGACCAACACATACTTTTGTCTTTAGCGGCACCTCGGTATCTTTATGTCGCCAGTGCCTCAAAAGATTTATGGGCAGACCCGCGCGGCGAATTTTTAAGTACCGTAGAAACTGCCAAAGTTTATCATCTTTTTATGAAAAAAGGACTTGGAACTGCCGTTTGGCCCAATGCAAATTCATCTGTTTTTGGTGATGCTGTAGGGTATCATCTAAGGGATGGGGTGCATGATATTTTGGTTTATGATTGGAAAAAGTTTATGGATTTTGCAGATGAAAAATTCAGAAAGTAA
- a CDS encoding transposase — MFDESFKKMAVQLSEAKGSVSAAAAELGLDAGRISKWRASFNKPDFREKVEGLTEEQKRIRQLERELREVKLDRTAEAA, encoded by the coding sequence GTGTTTGACGAATCTTTCAAAAAGATGGCAGTGCAACTGTCAGAAGCTAAAGGCTCGGTGAGTGCAGCAGCAGCTGAGCTCGGGCTTGATGCAGGGCGTATCAGTAAATGGCGCGCTAGTTTTAATAAACCTGATTTTCGTGAAAAAGTTGAAGGCCTGACGGAGGAACAAAAGCGGATACGGCAATTAGAAAGGGAGCTGCGGGAAGTAAAACTTGATCGGACGGCTGAAGCCGCATGA
- a CDS encoding HipA domain-containing protein, whose amino-acid sequence MKRCLYCYQLLGPTETDFHASCSKKIFGRATPPALPYTENQMEELATQVIRSQMTVTGVQPKLSLEIVSGEKKTESQRFTIVGLWGGYILKPPTLHYPQLPEVEDLTMHLAEIAGIRTVPHSLIRLQSGSLAYITKRIDRVKKSKLPMEDMCQLTQRLTEEKYHGSYEQIAKAIMKYSTNPGLDTVIFFEQVLFSFLTGNADMHLKNFSLITQPGFGPILSPAYDMVATALVNPADNEDMALTLNGKKRKLKCSDFTAAFTTLKLEVKQQENIFKKMEKAKEKWMEYIALSFLSPDFKEAFIQLIQERFSRLMA is encoded by the coding sequence ATGAAAAGGTGTTTGTACTGTTATCAACTTTTGGGGCCAACAGAAACCGATTTTCATGCTTCGTGCAGTAAAAAAATCTTTGGCCGCGCCACTCCTCCCGCTCTGCCCTATACCGAAAATCAAATGGAAGAACTGGCGACCCAAGTCATCCGAAGCCAAATGACCGTCACGGGAGTTCAGCCAAAATTATCGTTGGAAATTGTCTCGGGGGAAAAGAAAACAGAATCTCAACGGTTTACGATTGTGGGGCTTTGGGGAGGGTATATCTTAAAACCCCCGACCTTGCATTATCCACAATTGCCTGAAGTAGAGGACTTAACCATGCACTTGGCTGAAATCGCCGGAATCAGGACCGTCCCCCATAGCCTGATTCGTCTGCAATCGGGTAGTTTAGCCTATATTACCAAACGAATAGACCGGGTGAAGAAAAGCAAATTACCCATGGAAGACATGTGTCAACTGACACAGCGGCTGACGGAAGAAAAATATCATGGTTCGTATGAACAAATAGCGAAAGCTATTATGAAGTATTCAACCAATCCGGGCTTAGATACCGTCATTTTTTTTGAGCAGGTACTATTTTCCTTTCTTACAGGCAATGCCGATATGCACCTGAAAAATTTTTCACTGATTACCCAACCGGGCTTTGGACCAATTCTTTCCCCTGCCTACGACATGGTAGCTACGGCTCTGGTCAATCCGGCTGACAACGAAGATATGGCCCTGACGCTCAATGGAAAAAAAAGAAAATTAAAGTGCAGTGACTTTACCGCAGCGTTTACCACCTTGAAGTTGGAAGTAAAGCAACAGGAAAATATTTTCAAAAAAATGGAAAAAGCAAAAGAGAAATGGATGGAATATATAGCCCTCAGTTTTCTCAGTCCTGATTTTAAAGAAGCCTTTATCCAATTGATTCAGGAAAGGTTTTCCAGATTAATGGCCTAA
- a CDS encoding IS110 family transposase produces the protein METQYFIGIDISKESLNWAVCSSNKIILEHVSGNDIKSITKTVISLQRQLNFKLGSAVFCMEHTGIYHTRLLKYLLSRKAAIWLESGSQIKYSMGDVRGKNDIIDAQRIARYAYKNRDEIKLYVPPRAIIDQLDNLLDIRDRLVKVRQICLTALNEQKSCEANKTLTKDTKKYSAHTLKGVETDLQTLEKQIKELIDSDPQLKSLFDNITSIPGVGTVTAAKCIVITDEFKKFENAKQLACHAGVVPFENSSGSSLHSKPKVSKKAHKGIKATLSNCVMSAMRYNTHFKAYYERKLKEGKNKFTVFNAMKNKLVRLIFL, from the coding sequence ATGGAAACACAGTATTTTATCGGTATTGACATCTCCAAAGAAAGTTTGAATTGGGCAGTTTGTAGTTCTAATAAGATTATCTTAGAACATGTTTCGGGTAATGATATAAAGAGCATAACCAAAACTGTAATAAGCCTACAAAGGCAGTTAAATTTTAAACTTGGAAGTGCCGTTTTTTGCATGGAACACACCGGGATTTATCACACTCGTTTATTGAAATATCTGCTGAGTCGCAAAGCTGCAATTTGGTTGGAATCAGGTAGCCAAATAAAGTACTCAATGGGCGATGTCAGAGGCAAGAATGACATCATTGATGCCCAGCGTATTGCTCGTTATGCTTATAAAAATCGCGATGAAATCAAGCTTTATGTGCCTCCCAGGGCTATAATTGATCAATTGGACAATCTGCTTGACATTCGTGACAGGTTAGTAAAAGTACGCCAAATTTGTCTGACTGCCTTGAATGAGCAGAAGTCTTGTGAAGCTAATAAAACCCTCACAAAAGACACAAAAAAATACTCTGCTCATACGCTCAAAGGAGTCGAAACTGATTTGCAAACCCTCGAAAAGCAGATTAAAGAACTCATTGATTCTGATCCTCAGCTCAAATCACTCTTTGACAACATCACCTCTATTCCCGGAGTTGGTACTGTTACTGCGGCTAAATGTATTGTCATAACAGACGAATTTAAAAAGTTCGAGAATGCCAAACAACTGGCTTGCCATGCCGGGGTTGTACCTTTTGAAAATAGCTCTGGCAGCAGTTTACACTCAAAGCCCAAAGTCAGCAAAAAAGCTCACAAAGGAATAAAAGCCACCTTATCTAATTGTGTCATGTCAGCCATGAGATATAACACTCATTTTAAGGCTTACTATGAACGAAAACTCAAAGAAGGCAAAAACAAGTTCACCGTTTTTAATGCCATGAAGAACAAGCTGGTCAGGCTTATTTTTCTTTAG
- a CDS encoding alpha-L-fucosidase, with protein MKTIQRMKKIGPHVALKFVARNPFAQKTRQSTRASIDSRPLPTWFAEAKLGIFNHWGYRPQWLEKVFIPILPDNGLTLLHLFGGRNRQI; from the coding sequence ATGAAGACGATCCAACGAATGAAGAAAATAGGACCCCATGTGGCTCTGAAGTTTGTTGCCCGCAACCCCTTTGCCCAAAAGACCCGTCAGTCTACCCGGGCATCTATCGACAGCCGCCCCCTACCCACTTGGTTTGCAGAGGCTAAATTGGGTATTTTTAACCATTGGGGCTACAGGCCCCAATGGTTAGAGAAAGTCTTTATCCCTATTCTGCCGGATAATGGCCTGACGTTGCTACATTTGTTTGGAGGCAGAAATAGGCAGATTTAA
- a CDS encoding helix-turn-helix transcriptional regulator has protein sequence MLISKFVKEKRHAAKLTQPELAEKAGVGLRFIRELEQGKQTLRMDKVNQVLQLFGYETGAVPVNRKLLTDEKS, from the coding sequence ATGTTAATAAGTAAATTCGTTAAAGAAAAGCGTCATGCGGCTAAGCTGACTCAGCCCGAGTTGGCCGAGAAAGCAGGGGTGGGGCTTCGCTTTATTCGTGAACTCGAACAGGGCAAACAAACCTTGCGTATGGACAAGGTAAACCAAGTGTTACAATTATTTGGGTATGAGACAGGGGCGGTACCCGTTAACCGTAAACTACTGACCGATGAGAAAAGCTGA
- a CDS encoding FAD-dependent oxidoreductase, which translates to MKTNRRNFLRNGALLGAAGSIYSPFTEANVQDKKSFKEPARTISIVDKTDVIVCGAGPAGVTAAIAAARAGANVRLFEAHGSLGGVWTNSLLGYLIDFDKPGFNQELVRKLTERDALTGEKRWKPGKSFSAPIQGLAYHPEEMKLLLEELCMEVGVKVQYHTRVVAAYRQGRQLTTIVTESKSGRQAWQAPVFVDTTGDGDLGALAGCEFEIGVEKECPCQPLSLNCLILVKDVNQLRNMVHGGMRSSTEFINDGTEDLMREIRRAGVEPSYGRPMFFPVRGNLVSAMMNHEYSINATDAAAVSDATIRARAEMNRIIKGLRRLGGIWEDIQIVASPEQIGIRDGRRIRGRYTVIKDDLVVGIKHDDSVLKSHAPVDVHALKHDQRLNGNADYSIQVQPYDIPMRALIAKDVDGLVMAGRCISGDFIAHSSYRVTGNAVPMGEAAGCLAAIAATTKRQPHDVPFSDVKPVIEKVRLG; encoded by the coding sequence ATGAAAACAAATCGTCGAAATTTTCTCCGGAACGGTGCTCTATTGGGTGCAGCGGGCTCAATCTACAGCCCCTTTACGGAAGCAAATGTACAGGACAAAAAGTCCTTTAAAGAACCTGCCCGCACCATCAGTATCGTTGACAAAACGGATGTTATTGTCTGTGGGGCAGGCCCGGCCGGGGTTACGGCGGCTATTGCTGCGGCACGCGCCGGGGCCAATGTTCGCCTGTTTGAGGCTCACGGCTCGTTGGGCGGTGTCTGGACCAATTCGCTGCTTGGCTACCTAATCGACTTCGACAAGCCGGGTTTCAATCAGGAACTGGTTCGTAAATTAACTGAGCGAGACGCCCTGACCGGCGAAAAACGGTGGAAGCCGGGCAAATCGTTTTCGGCACCCATTCAGGGACTTGCCTACCACCCCGAAGAAATGAAACTGCTCCTGGAAGAACTCTGTATGGAAGTCGGTGTTAAAGTGCAGTACCATACCCGAGTAGTGGCCGCCTACAGACAGGGGCGTCAACTGACTACCATTGTGACTGAGTCCAAGAGCGGTCGGCAGGCGTGGCAGGCACCGGTTTTTGTCGATACCACGGGCGATGGCGACCTGGGAGCCTTGGCAGGCTGTGAATTTGAAATAGGCGTGGAGAAAGAATGCCCTTGCCAACCGCTTAGCCTGAACTGCCTGATTCTGGTAAAGGATGTGAATCAACTCCGGAACATGGTGCATGGGGGCATGAGATCATCTACGGAATTCATTAATGATGGCACCGAAGACCTGATGCGTGAAATCCGGCGGGCCGGGGTGGAGCCAAGCTACGGTCGGCCGATGTTTTTCCCGGTTCGGGGTAATCTGGTCAGTGCCATGATGAACCACGAATACAGCATCAATGCCACCGATGCGGCCGCTGTTAGTGACGCCACCATCCGGGCAAGAGCCGAAATGAACCGAATCATTAAGGGACTGCGTCGGTTAGGCGGCATTTGGGAAGATATTCAAATCGTAGCCAGCCCGGAGCAAATCGGTATTCGTGACGGCCGACGCATTCGGGGCCGATACACCGTCATAAAAGATGACCTGGTAGTGGGTATTAAGCATGATGATTCGGTACTGAAATCGCACGCTCCCGTTGATGTTCACGCCCTGAAGCACGATCAGCGACTGAATGGGAATGCGGATTACAGCATTCAGGTGCAGCCGTACGATATTCCGATGCGGGCCTTAATCGCGAAAGATGTAGATGGACTGGTGATGGCGGGCCGCTGTATCAGTGGTGATTTTATTGCCCATTCAAGCTACCGAGTCACGGGTAATGCCGTTCCCATGGGCGAAGCCGCCGGTTGCCTGGCGGCCATTGCCGCCACAACAAAACGGCAACCGCACGATGTCCCGTTCAGTGATGTCAAACCGGTTATTGAAAAAGTAAGGTTAGGGTAG
- a CDS encoding HipA N-terminal domain-containing protein — protein sequence MRKAEVKFHALTAGWLIQDENGYHFKYDKTYLQGEKPEPISLTLPLQQIPFTDKVLFPFFDGLIPEGWLLDIAQRNWKLNPRDRMGLLLACCRDCIGAVSIYPVEEEERL from the coding sequence ATGAGAAAAGCTGAAGTCAAATTCCACGCTTTAACCGCAGGGTGGCTGATACAGGATGAAAACGGGTATCATTTTAAATACGACAAAACGTATTTGCAGGGAGAAAAACCCGAACCGATCAGCCTTACGCTGCCCTTGCAACAAATCCCTTTTACTGATAAAGTACTGTTCCCCTTCTTCGACGGCCTGATTCCTGAAGGGTGGCTACTGGACATTGCCCAAAGAAACTGGAAACTCAATCCACGTGATCGAATGGGATTATTACTGGCTTGTTGCAGAGATTGTATTGGAGCGGTAAGTATATACCCTGTTGAAGAGGAGGAGAGACTATGA
- a CDS encoding FAD-dependent oxidoreductase, with protein MERRDFLKAGALTALLPSEPTAYSPALYKAMTVTEPGRELPIVKETDVIVCGGGPAGIGAALSAARSGAKTTLIEVHGCLGGVWTASLLSNIIDHEGKPGLMKEIIDRMDATGAQYTAKKYDAETMKWVLEEMCKEAGVEVRLHTRVTAAYRDKHNLIDYIATESFSGREAWKAKVFIDTTGNGELAARAGCGFEVGEPGTGRVQPMSLMVILSGLNEAQMVAEGYIKGPGKEGSPSEPGKKKLHADILKAGIDASYTMPTFFAIRPDMVALMVNHQYGVSAMDAGAISKATLEARNEVNRIVNALRSQGGMWANMRIVTTATQIGIREGRRIHGLYTLTKEDLIRGATFDDGVCTVRFVVDIHSLVKGEGGGYGSNGVKMKPYQIPLRSLIAKDVNNLMMAGRCISGDFYAHASYRVTGNAVPMGEAAGKVAAKAALTKRLPKDVEWREV; from the coding sequence ATGGAACGCAGAGACTTTTTAAAAGCAGGAGCCCTAACTGCCCTGTTGCCATCGGAACCCACTGCTTATAGCCCGGCTCTTTATAAGGCCATGACCGTTACAGAACCCGGACGTGAGTTGCCCATTGTCAAAGAAACCGACGTGATTGTCTGTGGCGGTGGCCCTGCCGGGATTGGGGCGGCATTGAGTGCTGCCCGAAGCGGGGCAAAAACGACTTTGATTGAGGTGCATGGCTGTTTGGGCGGGGTCTGGACGGCCAGTCTGTTGAGCAATATCATCGACCATGAAGGTAAACCGGGTCTGATGAAGGAAATCATCGACCGCATGGATGCGACCGGTGCTCAGTACACTGCCAAAAAGTACGATGCCGAAACCATGAAGTGGGTGCTGGAAGAAATGTGCAAAGAAGCGGGCGTTGAGGTGCGACTCCATACGCGGGTAACGGCCGCTTACCGCGACAAGCACAACCTGATTGACTACATTGCCACCGAAAGCTTCTCGGGCCGGGAAGCGTGGAAAGCCAAGGTGTTTATTGATACCACCGGCAACGGTGAATTGGCTGCCCGCGCCGGTTGCGGCTTTGAGGTAGGTGAACCCGGAACAGGCCGGGTACAGCCTATGTCACTGATGGTGATTCTGAGTGGGCTGAACGAAGCGCAAATGGTGGCCGAGGGGTACATCAAAGGACCGGGAAAAGAAGGGTCTCCCTCTGAACCGGGTAAGAAAAAGCTGCACGCTGATATTCTCAAGGCCGGGATTGATGCCAGTTATACCATGCCTACCTTTTTTGCCATTCGACCCGATATGGTGGCCCTGATGGTCAATCATCAGTACGGGGTTTCGGCGATGGATGCCGGGGCTATCAGCAAAGCTACCCTCGAAGCCCGCAATGAGGTAAACCGGATCGTGAATGCCCTACGCAGTCAGGGTGGTATGTGGGCCAATATGCGCATTGTGACCACGGCGACTCAGATTGGTATTCGTGAGGGCCGACGTATTCACGGTCTCTACACGCTGACCAAAGAAGACCTGATTCGGGGTGCCACTTTCGATGATGGTGTCTGCACGGTTCGTTTCGTTGTCGATATTCACTCGCTGGTGAAAGGTGAGGGGGGAGGTTATGGCAGCAATGGGGTCAAGATGAAACCCTACCAGATCCCTCTGCGCTCATTGATTGCCAAAGATGTCAATAATCTGATGATGGCCGGTCGATGCATAAGTGGAGACTTTTATGCACATGCGAGTTATAGAGTCACAGGGAATGCCGTTCCGATGGGCGAAGCGGCCGGAAAAGTGGCGGCCAAAGCGGCATTGACTAAACGATTGCCCAAAGACGTAGAATGGCGTGAAGTATAA
- a CDS encoding SIR2 family protein, which yields MKNEHKIADAKYTVDQLLTTRPRRDVLIYKMHGDVEHSTNAVIKKEDYQVYHYSHEPFITLLNGDLLSKNFLFPGFSFTDPNSEYIQIIIWANHCHHILSIYLITGNAMMVEIILRNGFKKRLYLQDGKKTPGEKPH from the coding sequence TTGAAGAATGAACACAAAATTGCCGATGCTAAATATACTGTTGATCAATTATTAACGACCCGCCCTCGAAGAGACGTGCTTATTTATAAAATGCATGGAGACGTTGAGCACTCGACGAATGCGGTAATTAAAAAAGAAGACTACCAAGTGTATCACTATTCGCATGAGCCTTTCATTACGCTGCTGAACGGAGATTTGTTATCCAAGAATTTTTTATTTCCGGGCTTCAGTTTTACAGACCCTAATTCTGAATATATTCAAATCATCATTTGGGCAAACCATTGTCATCACATTCTAAGTATTTATCTTATTACTGGCAACGCAATGATGGTAGAAATAATATTGAGGAATGGATTCAAAAAGCGGCTCTACTTGCAGGACGGTAAAAAAACGCCAGGGGAAAAACCCCATTAA